The following are encoded together in the Arvicanthis niloticus isolate mArvNil1 chromosome 11, mArvNil1.pat.X, whole genome shotgun sequence genome:
- the Agr2 gene encoding anterior gradient protein 2 homolog yields the protein MEKFSVSAILLLVAISGTLGKETTVKPGAKKDPKDSRPKLPQTLSRGWGDQLIWTQTYEEALYKSKTSNRPLMVIHHLDECPHSQALKKVFAENKEIQKLAEQFVLLNLVYETTDKHLSPDGQYVPRIVFVDPSLTVRADITGRYSNRLYAYEPSDTALLHDNMKKALKLLKTEL from the exons ATGGAGAAATTTTCAGTGTCCGCGATCCTGCTTCTTGTGGCCATCTCTGGTACTCTGGGCAAAGAAACCACAGTCAAACCTGGAGCTAAAAAGGACCCAAAGGACTCTCGGCCGAAACTACCCCAGACCCTGTCCAGAG GTTGGGGTGATCAGCTCATCTGGACTCAGACATACGAAGAAGCCTTATACAAATCCAAGACAAG TAACAGACCCTTGATGGTCATTCATCATTTGGACGAATGCCCACACAGTCAAG CTTTAAAGAAAGTGTttgcagaaaataaagaaatccagaaaCTGGCAGAGCAGTTTGTTCTTCTCAACCTGGTG taTGAAACAACTGACAAGCATCTTTCTCCTGATGGCCAGTACGTCCCCAGAATTGTGTTTGTGG ACCCATCCCTGACGGTGAGGGCAGACATCACTGGAAGATACTCAAACCGTCTCTACGCTTATGAACCTTCTGACACAGCTCTGT TGCACGACAACATGAAGAAAGCTCTCAAGCTGCTAAAGACAGAATTGTAG